One window of Nitrospirota bacterium genomic DNA carries:
- a CDS encoding YifB family Mg chelatase-like AAA ATPase, which produces MISKVLSSAVFGLEAFLVEVEVDLSQGLPNFSIVGLPDAAVKESKDRVRAALKNTGFNFPVKKITINLAPADLKKEGSAFDLPIAIGILTSDSLIPLQVIKDYLIVGEVSLDGNIKPIRGALSIALLAREAKFKGLILPIDNAREAAVVSGIDVFGVHTIPEVVEFLLGNQKITPLQIDPLSLFLNQEHEVDDFIDVKGQESAKRALEISAAGSHNVLMVGPPGSGKTMLAKRIPGILPHLHFEEALESTRIHSIAGLILQSQPLLIHRPFRSPHHTISDAGLIGGGQVPKPGEVSLAHNGILFLDELPEFKRNVLEVLRQPLEEGQVIISRAAASLAYPARFMLIAAMNPCQCGHLGDRLHPCICTPIQIQRYRSRVSGPLLDRIDIHIEVPAVRFKELSNDRAKESSKEIRSRVFAARELQKERYQKEGFFCNSQLKPRHFKKYCELDAASRQLIETAMEKLGLSARAYNRILKVSRTIADLDKQEKIQTHHVSEAIGYRNLDRRNRL; this is translated from the coding sequence GTGATTTCTAAGGTCTTAAGCAGCGCAGTATTCGGCCTGGAAGCCTTTCTCGTTGAGGTGGAGGTCGATCTTTCCCAAGGTCTCCCCAATTTTTCAATTGTCGGTTTGCCCGATGCCGCCGTAAAAGAAAGTAAAGACCGCGTCCGTGCCGCGCTAAAAAATACCGGGTTTAATTTTCCCGTCAAGAAAATCACGATTAATCTGGCCCCGGCAGACCTTAAAAAAGAAGGGTCGGCTTTTGATCTGCCGATTGCCATTGGAATTCTGACCAGTGACAGCCTGATTCCTCTTCAGGTCATTAAAGATTATCTGATTGTCGGCGAGGTTTCTCTGGACGGAAATATTAAGCCCATTCGAGGCGCTTTATCCATTGCCCTTCTGGCGAGAGAGGCGAAATTCAAAGGGTTGATTCTTCCCATTGATAACGCCAGAGAAGCCGCAGTTGTTTCCGGTATTGATGTTTTCGGCGTTCACACCATTCCGGAAGTGGTAGAATTTCTTCTTGGGAATCAAAAAATAACGCCCCTTCAAATTGACCCCCTTTCCTTATTTTTAAACCAGGAGCATGAGGTTGACGACTTTATCGATGTCAAAGGTCAGGAATCTGCCAAACGGGCTTTGGAAATTTCAGCGGCCGGGTCTCATAATGTTTTAATGGTCGGGCCCCCCGGGTCAGGAAAAACGATGCTGGCCAAACGTATTCCCGGAATTCTTCCTCACCTCCATTTCGAGGAGGCGCTAGAATCCACGCGGATTCATAGCATTGCCGGGCTTATTCTTCAAAGCCAGCCCCTGTTGATTCACCGTCCTTTTCGATCGCCTCATCACACCATTTCAGATGCCGGCCTGATCGGTGGAGGACAGGTCCCAAAACCCGGCGAGGTCAGTCTGGCCCACAACGGGATCCTTTTCCTGGACGAACTCCCGGAATTTAAAAGGAATGTTCTGGAGGTTCTTCGGCAACCCCTGGAGGAGGGACAGGTCATCATCTCCCGCGCCGCTGCCTCCCTGGCCTATCCGGCGAGGTTTATGCTGATTGCCGCTATGAACCCCTGTCAATGCGGCCACCTGGGGGACCGGCTGCACCCCTGTATTTGCACCCCGATCCAGATTCAACGTTACCGAAGCCGGGTTTCAGGCCCCCTTCTTGACCGAATCGATATTCACATTGAAGTGCCCGCAGTCAGGTTTAAGGAGTTGTCAAATGACCGGGCAAAAGAAAGTTCAAAAGAAATCCGGAGCCGGGTTTTCGCCGCGAGAGAACTTCAAAAAGAACGTTACCAAAAAGAGGGATTTTTCTGCAATTCCCAGCTGAAACCCAGGCATTTTAAGAAATATTGCGAGCTGGACGCGGCTTCCCGGCAACTGATCGAAACAGCCATGGAAAAACTGGGATTGTCCGCCAGGGCTTATAACCGGATTTTAAAAGTCTCCCGCACCATCGCCGACCTGGATAAACAAGAAAAGATTCAAACTCACCACGTTTCCGAAGCCATTGGTTACCGGAACCTCGACCGCCGTAACCGACTGTAA
- a CDS encoding ABC transporter permease: MIPLSYSFRNLWIRRMTTLLTAGGMALVVFVFSAVLMLANGLEKTLVSTGSDQNAIILRKGSDSEVQSMITRDQVNILKSQPEISTGPDGKALVTGEVLVLINLPKRATNRPSNVELRGVLPESIPLRSQVKLIKGRFWQPGSSEIIVGTSVAKRFQGIGLGESIHVAMRDWTVVGLFESGGAAFESEIWIDAEQLMQAFKRTIFSSVTLQLKNPNDFSSLKTRLEADPRLTVTAEREKEYYTKQSKVLAMFIRILGIFVTVIFSLGATIGAMITMYASVSNRTVEIGTLRALGFRRRHILTAFLMESLFLSLVGGGAGLFFASFLQTLTVSTTNFATFSEIAFSFSLSPSIFLASFLFTLMMGFAGGVLPAVQAARRNIVQALRST, encoded by the coding sequence ATGATCCCCTTGAGTTATAGTTTTAGAAACCTCTGGATCCGCCGGATGACCACCCTTTTAACAGCGGGCGGCATGGCCCTGGTGGTGTTCGTTTTTTCGGCGGTTTTAATGCTGGCTAACGGCCTGGAAAAGACCCTGGTTTCGACGGGATCCGATCAGAATGCCATTATTCTCCGGAAAGGCTCGGACTCCGAGGTCCAGAGTATGATTACCCGCGATCAGGTCAATATTCTGAAAAGCCAGCCCGAAATCTCGACCGGGCCCGACGGCAAGGCTTTGGTGACCGGAGAGGTTCTCGTTTTGATTAATCTCCCAAAAAGGGCCACCAACAGGCCTTCTAACGTTGAGCTGAGGGGAGTTTTGCCGGAATCCATTCCCCTCCGGTCCCAGGTTAAATTGATAAAAGGGAGGTTCTGGCAACCAGGCTCATCGGAAATCATCGTCGGGACTTCTGTAGCCAAACGATTTCAAGGGATTGGTCTCGGAGAAAGCATTCATGTTGCCATGAGAGACTGGACCGTTGTCGGTCTGTTTGAATCCGGCGGGGCGGCCTTTGAATCGGAAATTTGGATCGATGCGGAACAGTTGATGCAGGCTTTCAAACGGACGATTTTCTCCTCTGTCACGCTCCAGCTCAAAAATCCAAACGATTTTTCATCGCTCAAGACCCGGCTCGAAGCCGACCCCAGACTGACCGTTACGGCAGAACGGGAGAAGGAATATTACACCAAGCAGTCAAAAGTTCTGGCGATGTTTATCCGAATTCTCGGGATTTTCGTAACGGTTATCTTCAGTCTCGGCGCAACCATCGGCGCGATGATTACCATGTATGCTTCAGTCTCAAACCGGACCGTTGAAATCGGAACTTTGCGCGCGCTGGGTTTTCGACGACGACATATTCTCACCGCATTTTTAATGGAATCTCTTTTTCTTTCCCTGGTGGGAGGCGGAGCCGGGCTCTTTTTTGCTTCTTTCCTTCAAACCCTCACCGTATCGACAACAAATTTTGCCACCTTTTCTGAAATCGCTTTTTCTTTCTCCCTGTCACCCTCAATTTTTTTGGCTTCTTTCCTTTTTACCCTTATGATGGGGTTTGCGGGAGGCGTGCTCCCGGCCGTTCAGGCAGCCCGAAGGAATATTGTTCAGGCCCTCCGATCCACTTAA